The sequence below is a genomic window from Brooklawnia cerclae.
CGCGGCGGTCGAGGACCTTTCGGTGACATTGGAGCGCGGCCGCGTCTACGGCCTCATCGGGCGCAACGGTGCGGGCAAGACCACCCTCATGCGCATGGTGTGCGGTCTGGTCACACCGACCCAGGGCAGCATCGAGTTGCTCGGCGACGAGTCGTCGGCGATGAGACAGGCAGACCTGCGCAGGCTCGGCTGTCTCATCGAGGGCCCTGGCCTGAACCCGCGGATGACGGCGCGGCAGAACATGCATCTGCATCGGATCCTGCGCGGGATTCCCTCGGAGTCCGTGGAGTCCGAACTGCTGAGGCTCGTCGGGCTGGACGACACCGGCCGCAAACGCGCGGGCGACTTCTCGCTCGGTATGCGACAGCGGCTCGGCATCGCGGTGGCCCTCATCGCCAACCCCGAACTGCTCGTCCTCGACGAGCCGATCAACGGCCTCGACCCTGTCGGCGTGGTGGAGGTGCGCGATCTCATCCGCCGGCTGAGCCACGAGCGGGGGACCACGGTGCTGGTGTCCAGCCACAACCTGCCCGAGCTGTATCAGACCGCGACCGACTATCTGATAGTGGACCGGGGCCGGCTGTGCGAGTCCTTGAGCCTTGAGGAACTCGACGTCCGGTGTCAGCAGTACCTTCTCGTCGAGGCTGCGGAACCCGCCCGGCTCGTCGCCGCCCTGGAGGCCATGGGGACGACGGGCATGCGGGTCATGCCGGACGGCAGCGTGCGTATCGCGCGTGCCACACAGGGTGATGATCGCGAGGCCCTCGTCCGGGGGCTCGTGGCCCGGGACGTCGTCCCCACGACGCTGGCGCCTCACACCGAGACCCTCGAGAGCTATTTCCTGTCGGTGATCGGAGGTCCGCGATGACCAATCTTCTTCGCGCCGACTGGTACGTCCTGGCACGCGCACGCGGCCTGTGGCTGACCTTGCTGGCCGCGACCGCGATGGCGACGGGATTCTTCGTCTTCTCCCATCTCATCGCGGCCGGGACCTACGACCTGTCGATCGCGGGGTCGGTCTCGGGGCTGTCCGACGTCATCGTGGTCAACCTGCTCGGCACCCTGTCGGCCGGGATACTGGTGGCCGACGACTTCAGCACCAGGAGCATCCACGATCGCGTGCTCATGAACAGCAGGGGAACCATCGTGGCGGCCAAGACGGTCAGCTTCGTCCTGCTCGTCGTCGTCGTGCTCACCCCCTACATCGTCGGTTCCGCGATCGCGTTCGCCAGCCAGGGCGACTTCAGCGTCTTCCTGCCGATCACCTCCCTCGAGCTGGCGGCCAATCCCGGTGGCATCGACGTGAATGCCGGGTCGGTCGTGAAGGTCGTCCTCATCGGCGTGCTGTCGGGCCTGGTGTACGCGGCCCGCATCGCCTACTGCCTACCCCTGGCCTTCGTCACCCGCAAGCCCGTGGTCGTCATGGCCGGCGGGTTCACCGGGGCCTTCGCGATCGACGCCCTGGCCTCGCTGGCGAACAGGAGCGATCTCGGCCGTGACCTGGTGAATCTCACGCCGTTCGGTGAGCAACGGGCCCTGACGGTGACGACCAGCGGTGGCGACATCGCTGCGACCCTGGTCGTCTGCGTGGTGTTCATCGCAGCGATGTCCGTCGTGGCATGGCTGGTGTTCCGGAGGGCCGACATAAAGTGAGCGCGGGCCGAAGGAGGCCGCCATGGTCGGAATCATCGCCGTACTCGCCCTGCTGCTGGTGGGTCTGGCCGGATACCTCGTGGCGGTGCTCCGCCAGGTGGAGGCCATCACTGCCCAGCTCGGGCGTCGCCGCGAGGGGATCACGCACGCCCCGGTGGCTCTCGACCTGGTCAGCCCTTCGCTCAACCGGCTCGCAGCCCTGGTCAACGAGACGATAGCCGACGCCGAGGACGCGGCGCTGGCCGCCAGACGCCACGAGGCCGGCTTCCGCGAGCTGATAGCGGAGATCTCGCATGACCTGCGTACTCCGCTGACGGCGATACGCGGCTATCAGCGACTGCTCGCTGCCACCGATCTGGACGCCGAGCAACGTGCGCAGCTGGCCGTGGCCGCTCGGCATGCCAACGAACTCGCGGAGCAGGTGGACGGCCTGTTCGAGTACGCCTATCTGCTCGACAGCCATACGCAGACAACCCGCGGCCTTTTCGATCTCGGGGCACTCGTGGGCGAATGCCTGGTCGCGGCCCTCGAGTCGCTGGAAAGCCGCGGTCTTCGCGTCGACTACCGGCACAAGGAGCAGATTCTCATCGAATCGGATCGCCAGAAGGTCACCCGGATCGTCGAGAACCTCGTGCGGAACGCTGCGCAGTACGCCGTGGGACACCTGACGGTGTCCGTCGACGCCGACGACCATGTCGTGAGGCTGATCATGACCAACGACGTGGCCGATCCCTCCAGGCTGGAGGTCACGCGGGTCTTCGAGCGGTTCTACTCCGAGCGTGACTTCGGTACGGGGTTGGGGCTGACGATCGTGAGTCTGCTCACTCGCAAGCTCGGCGGCTCGGTGGGCGCCGACCTGGACGGCGGCGAGTTCCGGGTCTGCGTCACTCTGCCGAGACGAGTCTCGGGTGAGACCGGCGACGCCACGGGAAGCAGAACAGACGAACGCTGATCGGTTTCTGCAGTTGCGGATCACGGCAGCGTGTACGTCCGCACGGCCGGACCGACACGCCTGTCAGTTCCTGAGATGCGGAGTCGCGCGTTTCACTTTCCGGACAGTGCGTCATCCGCACGCACCCATGGTTAGCCTAAGTCCCACTTAATTTCGTCAAGATTTGCAGTAAGGAGTTCGGTAAGTTTCAGGATTAATCTCTCGGGTGCTTTTTTCTCTCTCTGGATCATCTTTCCCCCAGCATCTCTGGATCGACCGTCGCCGCAACCGACGTAGTTGCCTTGACAAGGCATTACGACATGCACTGCGGCCTTTTCGCCGACCTCGGAAGAACGTTTGCGCCATCTAATGATCTGATCGGCGACTCACGTATTGTCAGGCATTTCACTGCCGTTCATCGGCTTTGCCATGCCATTTTTCGGGGTGCTTCGGCACCTTAACAGAATCGTCACAAACCGGACCCGACGATGAGTGCGACAGCGCACTCCGACGGGTCGTATCCCCGCAAA
It includes:
- a CDS encoding ABC transporter ATP-binding protein; amino-acid sequence: MSDVVLRTRGLTKRYGDRAAVEDLSVTLERGRVYGLIGRNGAGKTTLMRMVCGLVTPTQGSIELLGDESSAMRQADLRRLGCLIEGPGLNPRMTARQNMHLHRILRGIPSESVESELLRLVGLDDTGRKRAGDFSLGMRQRLGIAVALIANPELLVLDEPINGLDPVGVVEVRDLIRRLSHERGTTVLVSSHNLPELYQTATDYLIVDRGRLCESLSLEELDVRCQQYLLVEAAEPARLVAALEAMGTTGMRVMPDGSVRIARATQGDDREALVRGLVARDVVPTTLAPHTETLESYFLSVIGGPR
- a CDS encoding ABC transporter, with protein sequence MTNLLRADWYVLARARGLWLTLLAATAMATGFFVFSHLIAAGTYDLSIAGSVSGLSDVIVVNLLGTLSAGILVADDFSTRSIHDRVLMNSRGTIVAAKTVSFVLLVVVVLTPYIVGSAIAFASQGDFSVFLPITSLELAANPGGIDVNAGSVVKVVLIGVLSGLVYAARIAYCLPLAFVTRKPVVVMAGGFTGAFAIDALASLANRSDLGRDLVNLTPFGEQRALTVTTSGGDIAATLVVCVVFIAAMSVVAWLVFRRADIK
- a CDS encoding sensor histidine kinase: MVGIIAVLALLLVGLAGYLVAVLRQVEAITAQLGRRREGITHAPVALDLVSPSLNRLAALVNETIADAEDAALAARRHEAGFRELIAEISHDLRTPLTAIRGYQRLLAATDLDAEQRAQLAVAARHANELAEQVDGLFEYAYLLDSHTQTTRGLFDLGALVGECLVAALESLESRGLRVDYRHKEQILIESDRQKVTRIVENLVRNAAQYAVGHLTVSVDADDHVVRLIMTNDVADPSRLEVTRVFERFYSERDFGTGLGLTIVSLLTRKLGGSVGADLDGGEFRVCVTLPRRVSGETGDATGSRTDER